atcctttgAGACCCAATTTTAGTTGCACATGCCTTTTGGTTATCACTTTGGCCTGATTTCATAATCATCATGTCATTGGCCACCAAAATGCATGGCCCATATTGAACATAACAAATAAGTCAATACATAATTCGGAAAATCCATCTTGTggattgcatattagacctcccAATAATAAAAATCCTTACCATCTAATCAACTATCAGTAAAATGGACAGCCAAATTgatcataaaaaaaaatcatccaatgATCCACCTAGACGTGGTAGAaccacaagagtttcaacacaaggtcatgggttcgagtacccattgtggtgaaatcctactgtggtgtgagtgcatgggtatGTGTGAGgttgtgagtgcatgtgtaaaaaaaaaagaagagagaccaTTCATCACATTCACAAACCTTGGATTGCGGATACCTCACAAAAAATCGCAACAATTGGATCAGCCAACAAATAGTTTGGACCGTCCATACTGTGGGCCTTGCACCTTGGATTGTATGTGACTCCCAAAAATCACTTCAGGTGGATAATCCTAATTATCCGATCTATGATAAGTAAACGAATGGGTAGAAGCATCTAATGTCAGTGGTAGACAGCCTGCATCTGCATTTTAAGGGTCAGAACCCAAAATTTTCTATTCAATATATGACATGCTACGATGAATGCTTCCCCCAACTTCCATGAACAAGCCTAGAATTTTCCAACCTTTCATTAACCGTCTCTACTAGAGTCCTATGTTTCCTTTTTGCAGCTCCATTTTCTTTTTGTGGATAACAGGTTATAGTGTAGCGTATGATACCTacattatcacaaaaaaaaattcgAACTCTTGAGAGATTATTCATTTCCTATATTTTAATTTAAGGtgtgtttttttaattatttaattatttttatttttttattttaaattttcataaGATGATGTAATATCGTTAGGGCTAGCGGCCAacagaaacaaaaagaaaaacaaaaacaaacaacaacaaGAAGTTTCAATGGAAAAAGAAACACAAACACCAAGGAAAAGAAACAAACTATAGCctcgaaacaaaaaaaaaagaagaagaccagCCACACAATCAGGGCACCCTCTCACTAATATATGAGAGAACCTGACTAGGAACCCCATTGGCAAATTCCCTCTGATTCCAAAAGCACTGGCTATTCCTTTCGATCCAAAGGGACCAAAGGATGGCGAGCAAGGCAACCTTCTATCTGGTCTTACCCAATCACTCTCAACACGCCAAGAGTGGAACAAACTATAGATCGAGCTTGACATCACCCAGGAAATGTCGAAAGATCAAAGAGTACTGGACCAAATAACTCTGGAGAACAAGCAGTGGATGAAAAAATGATCAACCAATTCTCAACTTTCATATATAAAAGACAATCGTTCGGCAAAACTAGAAGATTGTCTATGGCAAGGATCTTATTTCTTCCAGCAAGCCAACCAAAGGCGGCAACTTCAGAAGGGGCCTTATAAGACCACACAGGAGCAATGTGGCTCCTATCACTCCTAGGATCGACTAAAGGCAGCTGCGAGTAGAAGTAATGAACTGAAAACGATCTGGACTTGCTAGAGCGCCAGATAAGGGAGTCTTCCACGCCCGGGGAGAGCGAAATCCCCTgcaaaggagaaagaagagagaaaatcaTTGAATTCAGAATCATATAATTTCAACCAATCCAAGAATGTACGGATGGAATGAAGAATCGCCACACCACGTGTCGTCCCAGAGTCTGATCCTTGTTCCCATCCCAACAACAAAGCTGATACCTTCAAAAaccttagggaccacttgagaaATACTCTCCCATTGAAAGGAGGTACGGTAAAGAGAGGAGTCTTTGATCCACCACCCCATGAGAAACAAGTCAAACTTGGCAACAATGACCCTCCTCCACATGTTGAACTCTTCCACACCAAAATGCCAAACCCACTACCAAGCAACACCGCATTAAAAACATCCAGACGCCTGATACCATCACCCCCTTCATCGATTGGGCAGCAACCTCTTACCAATTCAGCAGATGGAATTTCTTGGAAGAAGCTCCCCCTTGCAAAAGGAAATCCATTCGTAATTTATCAATACGCTCAAGGACAACTTGGGACATCTAAAAAGGGACATAAAATAGAGCGGGTGATTGGAAAGGGACGATTTAATTAGAGTAATTCTGCCCCCAAGAGCGAGTAATTTACTTTTCCAAGGGAATAATTTCCTCTCCATGCTTTCACCCACTTTATCCCAAAGATGAATCGCAAGCTTCCCAAGGTAAAGCGGAAGGCTGAGTAAGACGAGGGAAGAGAGCCAATACGACAACCAAAAAGATTAGTGAGCCGGGAGATCTCTTGAGGGATAAGAATATCCAGGATCACACTTTTAGCCAACTTAACATTTAATCCAAAGACCACTTCGAACCATTTGTTGGTGATCCTTAGATCAGCCACCATGGTCTCCTCAGCCTCACAAAATGTAATTATCGTCAACAAATTGAAGGTGAGATATCGGCTAGGTGTCAACCTTAAAGCTCCAGAAGAGACCCACATCTTGACCTTTGGACAACATCTAAGGACCTTAGGGACAACCAGAAAAAGGAACAAAGATAAAGGATCCCCCTGACACATGCCTGTAAAGGCTTTGAAAAATCCAAATGGGGACTCATTGATAAGGACAAAGAACTTGGCGGAGGACACACAACTGTGAATCCAACGTCTCCACTTGGACCCAAACCCCATCCGAGCCAACATATAGTCCAAAAAGGGCCAATCAACATGGTCATATGCTTTTTCAAGGTCCAGTTTATAGACTACACTATGGCTACCCTTCTTTTGGCAAGAATCCAAGCATTCATGGCAATCAAGGTGTTGTTAAGGATCTCTCCCCGAAATGAAAGCACTTTGAAAGGGCAAAAAAAAAACCTTGGGAGCACCAACCTCAGTCTTTGACTCAAAATTGATTTGTTAAGGTTTTTTACACTAGTCCTTGATCAATTTGTTACTTAAATGTTATAAATCTTAAACTTATCTAAGGCATCATATTCTTAACACATATGCATACATAGGTTCAGAAGAATAATTGATACATATGATAGAATATCTTTTCCCTCCTTATGTTATTACTTAGATCATATATATTTGAATGTATAATTAGGCATGTGGGATTCTTGCTCTTTTATTGCCCGTCCCCAGcctagataaaggagggttgcatcaggttggcagctggTGTTAAAATTTGGCCACAAGTCAACTTTCTCTCATGAATACTGACAATCTGACATTTCGACCTTGATAGTGGAATGGTGGAgtgggattcatgtagccaatccgagtttgttgggataaggcttagatgatgatacaTATGTATGTACGATGATGATTAATAAAGCTTAGATGTGTGTATTTATTTATATTAGGGTACATGTTCTATTAACTTATAATTTCTTTCTACCTTAAATAATGCCTTATTAATTATCTTAATTTGCACATGTATCTTCCATTTGATAGTTTTATCATTTGAGCACCTAGGCATTGCTCCTAATTTTATCATTGAATTTGTGCTTCGaaagttaacatgtccaaatATAATGTCATAAAGATGTCGAGTCAACAATATAAAAGAACTCATTTCATTATCAGTTCCAAGCTTTAATATCCTCTTATGACATTTGTTTTTCCCATGATTATGCATACCTTGGTTACAACAAATTTGTCCAACTCAAAGATCAACTGAAAGCCTTATTTGATTCACAAACCGGCTGATACAAGTTTTCTTTCTTCgtccttttttgtttttggtaTTTACAGCTTATAAAGCACATTAGAGAGGGTGAAAAGTCCCGGAAGTGAGTTTAAGAACCACATTTCTTATTCTTACAATTTTTTACAGTTGAGGAATTCCCATGTAGAGTTCTACAATCTCATAGTTTTTTAACAAACCTCTATCATTCCATATATGCCTAGTGCCGCCATTTTTGATGCACCAATGTTTGTTGTTCTCTAGGCGACTTTGCAACAACACACACCGTCTCTTTCACAACAAGTAAGCTTAGTCATTAGGCTTTATCATATTTTGACATAACTTTGACTAGACCCCGATTTTGAAGTATGAACAATTTGACAGTCTTTTTGAAAACCTTAGCGATGCTTTCATTTCTGTTACCATCCATCTATAGATAAAAGGTGATACGTGCGAGTTGGCCTTTTTCTCTTGATAAAAAGGGTTGTGGATATGTGGGaaggtattaaaaaacagttatgtaatggctattatgtaatgatgatggtgggaaccagtgttcgaaatatcggtaacgcacaatgtatcgcacccttgggatacagatacatatcggttatcgcacgggatatatcgtttgtattccgtaatttatcgcactttttgggaaacatgggaaaacatcgggaaaatggttgaatttttcaatgaaacttcagggattattaaaaaagaccttgaTACACACATTTAAATCATAGAATCTCAAGAAAGAAGTGCACAtcataggtttcctttgtatagggtcataaACTATGCGTTGTCGGATTGAACTAAGAccactatattcaaatatgatgtaaaacatttataaatgtattaagacatgtatgaaaatacaACCAATTTATAAGGTCATATAAATTTGGATGAAAgacaaacaaatatcaacttgatgtaaaccttttgtggcccacaaaaggttttcaatggtcattAACTACTCTTTCAtgtagtgcggtccacctgaCACTTTTATCTTATTCATTTCTGGACCATGGTCTAAATAAGTTGAAAAAGCATATGAATGGCAtgaatatacaattcatacatcaaggtggcccactcaaTCAGGGGTCCCACTCACTTTGCTGGTTCAAAGGTCTCACCCAAGTTGAGCTTTACTGCGCAAGAGATAGACAGACCTAACCTATCAGAGACTGTATGGGGCTCACTAtactgtatatgttttatccatgtcgtccatacattttgacagGTCATCTTAAGGCATGATCCTAAAATAGAGgtagatttaaggctcaagtggaccacaccacattaaatagtggtgattgagttaTTTGCCGTCCAATGTTTATTtggctatccaacctgttcataaggtcatatagacctaaatgaaggtaaaaaataaatatcggcttgatccaaaacttgtcccTACCGAAAAGTTATCAATTgtaagcgttcaatctccactgcttcctgcggtgtggtccacttgagccttaaaaaGGTCCCATTTTTTATgattgatgccttaaaatgatcttctaGATTGAATGGATagattggataaaacatatacatcaagtggaccccacagcccGCAAGTTCGCTATTGTAAAGGAGAGAAGCAGATTGGCGGGTGTAGCAGACACCATTGACCTGCTTGGTgtgttaacgtcaccaagttctgtgggtcccatcatgaggtatgtgttatatccgaaccATCTGTCCATTAGGTGAGCTTGTCATAAGGCtcgagcctaaaaataagacagatcgaatgatcaagtggaccatactgtaaaaagcagcgggggattgaacgtctaccattgatacccttttaggggtcacaaaagggtttggatcaatatgatatttgtttttcctcttcatccaggtctatgtgaccttattaacagattagatggaaaataaacgttatgatgggccctacaaatgttttaacggtgagaataatTGTCCCCACTtctgtttgtggtgtggtccacttgagctttgggtatgactcatttttgggctgatgctctaaaatgatcttggaaaatggatgaacggtgtggatataataaatacatcattttgggggccatgttATATTGATCTCCTTTGGAACGTACAACTTGGGGATGAGGAGCATTAGCGCGAAGGACACGTGCCACGCCAGTTGAGTAGCCAtttgctactaaagtgatgtaaccaagttctgtgggcccaccataatgtatgtgttatatccacaccgtccatcattttggagagatcattttatggcattagtcaaataatgaggcagatccaaagtctgagtggacccaccacagaaaacaatggggattgaatgcctaccattaaaaaacttcttaagagctacaaaagttttcaatcaagctgatatttatgttttcccgtTGTTCATGTCCGtgttaacttattaacaggttggatcacaaaaaaaatctcataatggccctaggaaggtttcaatggtggacatcactgtctctactgttttatgtggtggggtccactcgagatttgtgATTGCCTCGTTCTttgtctcattccctaaaatgatctctccaaaatgatgggcggtgtggatacaacacatacatcatggtggggcccacaaaacttgacgACGTCACTTTATTTGCACTACTCgatctgtcagtagctaatctgcaccCATTTTAGAAACAGAAAGGGTTCCGGAAGgaccggaaccctaaaatctctcaaaaatctccaaattcccTCATTCAAACCCAAATGTATAGGTTTTTTTTGACAGATTTCTCGCCGCAACCTTGTGCGCAATTTGAATCTTTCTTCTATTCGAAGCAAAAAGGTAAGAAATCGAGATTGTTGAATTCAAAGCTTTttcctgtttcttcttcttttttttcgattttttttttttttggtaattatgcAAGCCAAAAGTAATAAATCTACAGATAATATCTTCGATATCACAAAAAATGGTGCGATACGtgcaatatatcgcacgatacataGAAATctggttttttttattattattttatttttataaataattattattataatttctgAGGGATTTCCGGCTGATATCGTGTCGCTGGCCaacgataacgataatatcggttaatagtatcgatattgcgaacactggtGGGAACTATTATGCATTATGGGGACTGTTATGGTCAAAATTGGCCCGTAACGGTTGTTAGGGCCCATTAGTTACAGAGCTGATACAGGTCCAACCCCACTattaaaaaacttcttaagggctacagaagttttcaatcaagctgatatttatgttttcccgttgttcatgtctgtgttaacttattaacaggttatatcacaaaaaaaaaatctcataatggccctaggaaggtttcaatggtggacatcactgtctctactgttttatgtggtggggtccactcgagatttgtgATTGCCTCGTTCTttgtctcattccctaaaatgatctctccaaaatgatgggcggtgtggatacaacacatacatcatggtggggcccacaaaacttgacgACGTCACTTTATTTGCGCCACTCGATCTGTCAATAGCTAATCTGCACCCATTTTAGAAACAGAAAGGGTTCCGGAAGggccggaaccctaaaatctctcaaaaatctccaaattcccTCGTTCAAACCCAAATGTATAGGTTTTTTTTTGACAGATTTCTCGCCGCAACCTTGTGCGCAATTTGAATCTTTCTCTATTCGAAGCAAAAAGGTAAGAAATCGAGATTGTTGAATTCAAAGCTTTttcctgtttcttcttcttttttttcgatttttatttttttattttttttggtaattatgcAAGCCAAAAGTAATAAATCTACAGATAATATCTTCGATATCGCAAAAAATGGTGCGATACGtgcaatatatcgcacgatacatagaaatctggtttttttttttttaaaaaaattttatttttataaataataattattataatttctgAGGGATTTCCGGTTGATATCGTGTCGCTGGCCagcgataacaataatatcggccgatagtattgaTATTGCGAACACTGGTGGGAACTATTATGCATTATGGGGACTGTTATGGTCAAAATTGGCCCGTAACGGTTGTTAGGGCCCATTAGTTACAGAGCTGATACAGGTCCAACCCCACAACCAACCAACCCCTGCCCCCATTTATGTAGACTTCAGCATGTATGGTAGTTCGTAATGCCCATTATGGTCACTGCTACTATTTAGGAGTTAATGGTATGATGCATGCTGAAGTCTACATAAGCAGTTTGATGCAAAAGGTAGAATTTCAAATATCCTTTGTACTTCACCATCGAACTACCATGTCCATGACATTGATTTTTTACATCACCAGCAAACTGCTTTGACAATGATTCTTAACTCTCCAGTCCTCTAACTTCATTTATTTGTCTTACATGGGATTCTTACTCAACAGTCATGGTTTAATGTACACTTTACGTAGCTTTTGCAGGAAAGTTGTTATGGAGATCAAGGAGCATGAAAACGAAGAGTGCTTCAATGTGCTATTGAAGCAGGGGGCGGAAGCTGTGAGTGTGAATTTACAAATGTTACTTCAAGTTTTGGAATTTCTCCTGCAAGATAATAAGCTCTGATACTGTTTGGGCCTTATTTTCAGAGGgtttttgagtcaacatttttgggAAAGAGATCAATTGTCAAGGAACGGTTCTCCAAGAAGTACAGACATCCGTTGCTGGACTCAAAGTTGACTCTGAAACGCTTAAATGCTGTCAGTTTCTTGTTGAATAGATTCTCTTTTGATTTGTTCTGCTCCACCCATTTGTTTATTCTCTCACACACACTCTTCTGTGTGCGTgcttgtgtgtgcatgcatggcaTGTGCGATGGATATACCGGATTTCTTTGGACAGTTTCTTGTTTTTTAATGGCCGTAGTACAAGATGAAAGCAGTGTTGCTGTGTATGTGTGCATGAAAGGAAGCTCATAGATATACACATCTGTatgtgttttctttctttctttcttctttttgggcCTGTTGATGATTTTATTGTGATATGTAGGAGGCTCGGTGCATGACAAAGGCAAGGCGGCTCGGTGTTTCAACTCCCACTTTGTACGCCATGGATCCAGTGCTGCATACTCTAACATTTGAATACATTGAGGGGCCAGCCGTGAAGGAAGTACTCTTAGCCTTTGGTGAGCATGGTGTTATCGAGGAGCAGATGGATGATATCGCAAAGCAGATAGGAGATGCAATTGGAAAACTACACGACGGAGGCCTGGTTCATGGTGACTTAACAACATCAAATATGTTAATTAAAAGCAGTACCAATCAACTGGTTAGTGCCCATGGCCTGCCTTTTTAAAGATCCCTGCCTGCATTTTGTGCTTTTTAATTTTCACTAACGTATTTATGAGCTCATGCACCCACACATGTGGGCTGGCATGTATCATTACCTTGCATCCCATTTAAATACAGAAAGACTTGTGCTCATGCTTTAAGAATGGGATTCTTTTGGGCTTCACCTCTTGACATAGGATGTTGCTTTCTAGCAGCAGAGTTATCAGATATTGAGCTAGGATTGGGAAAATGGTGAGAATTCCACGTACCGATTAAGATAAACACTTTGAAATCATCAACCACCCCTTTAAATCAGTATCAATAGGATTATTTGAGGATTTAAAATTGAAGTTGCATCAATTCTAAAATCTGTAGAGTCTCAACATGTTTTAGAGCATCACACCTTAATAATAATCCAATAGTATTTGGTTGGGAAGCAAACTTATTTTCATTCATGACATAAGCAATACGGCATCTACAAGTATTTACTCATTGAGAAAAACACTAATCTAAACTCTATGAAAAACTAGTAACCCCAAAATACCAATTCTATGGTTATAGAGGCCAATACTTGGGTCTATGTTAACAacgttttaattttatttatttattatttttttggaaaggtaacactaccagggattgcaCCCTGGATCGATCACATGGACTACACTGTCTCTACCAGGGATTAACAACTATTTTTATGATCCAATAAAAacatgatatgtggacttgaaaCTTGTTAACCAAGACATGCTAACAGACACGAATGCTTAACGGAAGGCCTGTGTAACCAATAGAACACTCCAAAGACTCCCACCCTTTGATCATTCTAAAATTCCTAGACGGTATGATGTAGGCCCATGGCCTTCTGTAGGGTCAGCATGTGCTGATTTTCAGGTGTTTGTTGCATGGCGCCTAAATGTCAGAGTTCACATTTGTCATTTATGAAAGATAGGGGGGCTGATGCGGGAGATACAATTGAGGATTTTGGGGGTATGTAGTTGATTTGTTTTTGCTTGTTGGTAGGATTTTTATTATCTTGAATAAATTATAGATTGATTCAAAGATAATTTGATAGTTGGGGAATTTTCATTAAAGATTTGTAGGGATTCCCTTGAGGGTCTATAAAAGGAGGGGTGGTATAGGAGGTAAGCATTCCACATCTTTCTAAGCTGTGTGTTTTTAAGACACCGCAAAATGGAATACATATCTTGATAATGCACATGGGCCTTTATGATGTAATACGTGGCACAAATACACTCTTAGCATggctggaccaaaagaaggccaaACGGAAGCGGAAGTAATCCGTCGGATCCGGGCCTAGTCCTATGTAGGGCATGACGTATCTGGGTCCCAGAAGCGTTTGGTTCAAAGAAATTCATTTCGGATAAGGAGAAATTATTGTTTGAAGTGTAATCATAAATCACCTGTAACTTTTGATCTGACAATCGACATGGGACGCATGGCCTATCAATCTTTATGTAGTGGGCCATCCGGGGTCAACTGACCCGCATAGTGGTTTGTGTCTGTCCGTTTTGCAAGAAAACACATGCTTCCtgttcaaatctatgattttcagaaaattttactatttttagtaatttcatttttttgtcaTATTTCCTTATTTTTCGAGTTTTAGATTTATGTATTTTTAGAGATTGatgtaatcatgctaggaatgCTCCAATAAGGTTAATTTaggactttctatttttggcaaaaCTTACCATTTCGGGTAAGTTCTATTCTAATTGAATTAGGACTTCTACtagggttagaattttgctattttgggtaatttcgagttagggttttatttttttctttattagtggtgtaatTGAGGAAACATATGCATTAGACATTgttcaataaaaatatttgagttctctcttcttcttttcttttttttgagagACGAGCATATTATTGAAAGCCAACAAAagggcaagaaaaaaaaaacgaaaaaacaaAAACCCAACAGAAAGCTACTTCATAGTAAGCTAGAAACCTCAATTACAAAGAGAAGAGCTACAGAGCCCAATCtctaaagaaaattacaaccctCGAAAACACCCTCGCCTTGGACACACAACAATTGTGGAAGCAACGATTGTTTCTTTCTGCCCAAATTGCCCAAAGGACTGCCATAAGGATAATCCTCCACTTCTTTTTTTCCTAGGGATCCTCCATCATCTTCGTGCCAAGCGTAGAACATGTTGTCCACGGATTTAGGGAAGACCCAATTAATACCTGCCAACCTCAACACACTCTACCAAATATCGGTAATGAAGGAAAAATGCAAGAAAAGATGCTCCACCGATTCCTCTGCATTAAGGCAAAGAAGGCAAACATTTGGGAGTTGCATGCCTCTCTTCCTAAGGTTGTCGATCGTCAGGATTCTATTCCTTCCTAGGTGCCAGCCGAACGTTGCAGCTTTTGGCGGAACTCTGTAATGCTAAAGGGATCCAATTTGACAGTAAgaggtagagctgtacacgaaccgagttaactcagttaacttgctcgactcgactcgaaaaagctcgattcaatttggttcaaaactaagttcgagccgagtcgagttgatttttggttCGAGCTTGTAcaagctcgaatcgactcggattgaactagttcggtgactcggttattttgatattgatgttgctcaccaagtgttcgatgaaacgACTCAACGAAGTTTGTttcaggtgcatacattctccgcaggattggctggtggcgaggaaggtatggatatgaaacaaatcacaacaAATAAAACTAcccttatatcttgattttgatgctccctactgagtgtttgatgaaatacctgaaactgttgttgttgttttgcatttgtgagaaattgaaggtacactccatgtgtttgagaaaatgccgcacaagCTCGAACTCGCccaagctgctaaccgaaccgagccgagccgagctggccagtcaagctcgaggaccgagctgagccgagctgtgctaagctcgactcggttcgactcgtgtacagctctagcaaGAGGAGAATAAGGAGTTTGAAAGAGATCTGTAGAAGGATCGGTGGATTCAAGAAACTACCTTGTGGATTTAAGGTTTTAATCactcgaggaagacggtgatcttcTTCATTGTCATTTTATACTCTTCCCTGcatcagttggtatcagagcaaggctTTTCCTTGGTTCGATGGCTTCTAATAATGGATTGGGCAACAATCCTATGGACGGTGCTCTACGGATCAATCCTATGACATCGGTAGTGTTTGAAGCTTTCCGACAAAAGAATCTGTGAGCTATGCAAGGACTATAGACAACAATTGACTGTTTGACGAAAGCCTTAGGACAAACATGTATTCGTAATAATGAGCAACATGAGATCAACGATGGAGCTCGTGGTCATCATGTTCGTGGTGTGACACCGGTGATGAATCACAAGCCACCACCCGATAATAGTGAATCATAGGCCTCTACTCTGATAGTGAGGAAGCTGTTGTACATGCCAAAGGAGGAGATAGATCTATAGCGGCACACCATCTTTTGAACGGGGTGCACCATGAATCAAAGGGTTTATGATCTAATCATAGATGGTGAGAGTAGTGAGAATATCGTGTTAAAGACTATGGTGGAAAAGCTGCAATTGAAGACAGAAAAGCACCCCTCTCCATATACagttggatggatcaaggaggtcaatgaaacaaaggtaactgaatgaTATCATATTTGATATGGAAGCTTGCGATGTAGTTGATATGGAAGtttgtcacatgttacttggtcgagCATGGCAGTACGATGTTAATGCCACGCATAGAGGCCgagataaaaaatttatttttgctgaagatggtagaaagattatCCCCGCTCCTATGAGAacagagaaccaacccaagacttctaaagtggaggagcGGTCTCTCATAAATGTATGGGATTTCATCAAAGAATCTGAGGAGATGAAGGAGATCGATGTAGtagttgaaaataaaaaaagaagtagaACCATTAACATTGTAGAGAAGTTGAAACTAATGTTGCAGTAATTCAAGGAAATTATGCCCGATGAACATTCCAGATAAGTTGAAACCAGTGTAGTAGTTTAAGGACATGAcacaaatacattcctagcatggctgGAGCAAAAGAAGGCCAAATGGAAGCAGAAGTAATCCGTCATATCCGGGGCCCAGTCTTACATAGGGCATGACGGAACTGGGTCTCAAGCATGTCCGGTTTGAAGAAATTG
This region of Magnolia sinica isolate HGM2019 chromosome 1, MsV1, whole genome shotgun sequence genomic DNA includes:
- the LOC131242172 gene encoding uncharacterized protein LOC131242172 isoform X1; amino-acid sequence: MEIKEHENEECFNVLLKQGAEARVFESTFLGKRSIVKERFSKKYRHPLLDSKLTLKRLNAEARCMTKARRLGVSTPTLYAMDPVLHTLTFEYIEGPAVKEVLLAFGEHGVIEEQMDDIAKQIGDAIGKLHDGGLVHGDLTTSNMLIKSSTNQLVLIDFGLSYTSTLPEDKAVDLYVLERALLSMHSSCGNMMDRILSAYRKSSKQWSSTMNKLAQVRQRGRKRTMIG
- the LOC131242172 gene encoding uncharacterized protein LOC131242172 isoform X2; the protein is MEIKEHENEECFNVLLKQGAEAEARCMTKARRLGVSTPTLYAMDPVLHTLTFEYIEGPAVKEVLLAFGEHGVIEEQMDDIAKQIGDAIGKLHDGGLVHGDLTTSNMLIKSSTNQLVLIDFGLSYTSTLPEDKAVDLYVLERALLSMHSSCGNMMDRILSAYRKSSKQWSSTMNKLAQVRQRGRKRTMIG